CCGAAGGACAGTTACGCCGGCGCCCCCGGTCCGCGTTGACTGGCGCGGTGCGGCCCGGTGCGGGTCTGCCTCCGGACCGGGGCCCCCGAAGGGCCTGCTCCGGCAGCGGCCGCCGCGAACCGCGAACAGAGGGCTCCACATGCCGGCAGGCCGTTCCACCGGTCGCTCCCCCCGCAGTCCGCGCGCCCTGCGCCGGGCGGAACGGCGCAGGCGGCTGCGGCGCACGCTCCTCGGCACGGCGGCGGTCCTCGCCGTCTCGGCCGCCGCGTACGCCGCGCTGCCCGGGGACGACGACCCCCGGAAGGCGGCGGGCCGCCCGGCCGCGTCCGGACCGCCGGAGCCGGCCGGCGGCCGGGGCTCCGCGGACGGCTCCGGCCCGGCGGCCGCGCAGGGCGCCGGGCCCTCCCCCCTGCCCGAGGACTCCTCCGCCGCGCCCCCGCCGAAGTCCCCCGCCCCGTCGGCCCCGGCGGCCGGCGGACCGGCGCCCGGCCCGTCCGTGCCGGTCCCGGCCTCCGGGCCGGGCACCTTCAAGCCCTCCGGCGCCGCCGGGCAGCCCCAGGGCAAGGGCACCGCGCTGCGTTGGCGGATCGAGGTCGAGGAGAACAGCGGGGTCGACCCGGACACCGCCGCGCGCGCCGTCGAGAAGGTCCTCGGCGATCCGCGCGGCTGGACCCGCGACCCCGCGTACGGCTTCCGGCTGGTCGGCGCCGGCCAGCCGGTGGACTTCACGGTCAGGATCGCGACGCCGACGACCACCGACCGGCTGTGCGAGGTGGTGACCCCGGAGCTCGTCGGCGAGACCAACTGCCGGGCCGGTCACACCGTCGTGGTCAACCTCAAGCGCTGGCAGGAGGGATCGCCGCAGTTCGCCGGGCCGGTGGAGGAGTACCGGGCGCTGATCGTCAACCACGAGGTCGGGCACGAGATCGGCCGCGACCACGAGGGCTGCCCCGGCCCCGGCCGGCCCGCTCCGGCGATGATGCAGCAGATCAGGGGGCTGCTCGGCTGCACCGCCAACGCGTGGCCGTACGCCGCGGACGGAACTTATCTGTCCGGCCCGCGCGTCCCTTAGGTCGGAGGACCGGCCATCGGATGGGCCGGCCGGGGCCAGGGGTGGAAACCGTGCGTGTCGTCAGCTACAGCGTCCCCGCCTGGTTCCCCTCGTACGGACCGCAGCGACGGCCGGAGGCGTCCGGGGCGGAGCCGGCCGCCGCGCCGGCGGCCCAGCTCACCGAGCAGGAGTCCGCGGTGTTCCTGTGCCTGGCCACCGGCGCGTCCAACGCCGAGCTCGCCGACGAGCTGCGGCTGTCCGTCAGCACGGTCAAGTTCCACGTGGTGAACATACGGGCCAAGCTGGGCGGGATCAGCCGCCTCCAGGCCTGCCTGCTGTCCGCGCTCGCCCGCGAGGAGCTGCGCGGCGCGGCCCCCGGCGGACCGTCCGGGCCGCCGCTCAGCGCCGGCGGTGCAGCAGCCGTCCCCCGATGACCGTGGCCACGCACGTGGTCGCCCCCTCCGCCAGCAGCGCCCCCGGGTCCGTGACCGCGAAGACCGCGAACCGGGCCGGTGCGCCCGGCTCCAGGACCCCGTGGAAGGCCTGCCCGGCCTCCTCCCGCCCCGCGAACGGGTCCAGGGAGGCGCCCGCGCCGTCGGCCGGGCCCGCCGGTGCCAGGACCACGAGCCCCGAGCGGACCACGGCCGTGCGCACCGCCGGGATCGTGAAGCGGCCGGTCAGTGCCGTCACCCCGCGGGCGAGCAGCTTCTGCGTACCGCGCCGGGCGCTGTGGCCCCACCGCGCCTCGGTCATCCCGAGGGCGGCCAGGGCCGCCTCCCCGGTGATCGGCCCGGTGCCGAGTTCGGCGGTCTCGTACGGGTCGTCGGGGTAGTAGGTCCGCTCCAGCAGCCCGTCGGCGCCGCGCACCAGCAGCCCCGGGGTGAGGACCCCGGGCCAGCGCCGGACCCGGGCGTGCGGGTGGCTCGCGGCGAGGTCCCCGTACGGCCCCACGCGGGCGATCCGGTCCCCTTCGACGAGCACCGCGCCGTCCGGCACGGGCTCGGAGCCCGCCCCGGCGACGAGGTGTCCTGCGGTGTGGAGCGTCAGCACGGCGCGGTCAGTTCGTCGCGATGAGCTTCAGCTCGGGGTGGGCGGTGCCGCCTTCGAGGGCGGTGGAGGAGATGTGCGAGACCACGCGGTCGTCGGCCGGGTCGTTCGCCGGGTCGTCGTGGACCAGGAGGTGCTCGTAGGTGGTCGCGCGCTGCGCCGGGGTGCGGCCCGCCTTGCGGATCAGGTCGATGATCTCCTGGCGGTTGGAGCGGTGCTTGGCACCGGCCGAGGAGACCACGTTCTCCTCCAGCATGATCGAG
Above is a window of Streptomyces subrutilus DNA encoding:
- a CDS encoding DUF3152 domain-containing protein — translated: MPAGRSTGRSPRSPRALRRAERRRRLRRTLLGTAAVLAVSAAAYAALPGDDDPRKAAGRPAASGPPEPAGGRGSADGSGPAAAQGAGPSPLPEDSSAAPPPKSPAPSAPAAGGPAPGPSVPVPASGPGTFKPSGAAGQPQGKGTALRWRIEVEENSGVDPDTAARAVEKVLGDPRGWTRDPAYGFRLVGAGQPVDFTVRIATPTTTDRLCEVVTPELVGETNCRAGHTVVVNLKRWQEGSPQFAGPVEEYRALIVNHEVGHEIGRDHEGCPGPGRPAPAMMQQIRGLLGCTANAWPYAADGTYLSGPRVP
- a CDS encoding response regulator transcription factor gives rise to the protein MRVVSYSVPAWFPSYGPQRRPEASGAEPAAAPAAQLTEQESAVFLCLATGASNAELADELRLSVSTVKFHVVNIRAKLGGISRLQACLLSALAREELRGAAPGGPSGPPLSAGGAAAVPR
- a CDS encoding imidazolonepropionase-like domain-containing protein is translated as MLTLHTAGHLVAGAGSEPVPDGAVLVEGDRIARVGPYGDLAASHPHARVRRWPGVLTPGLLVRGADGLLERTYYPDDPYETAELGTGPITGEAALAALGMTEARWGHSARRGTQKLLARGVTALTGRFTIPAVRTAVVRSGLVVLAPAGPADGAGASLDPFAGREEAGQAFHGVLEPGAPARFAVFAVTDPGALLAEGATTCVATVIGGRLLHRRR